The following coding sequences are from one Cydia splendana chromosome 15, ilCydSple1.2, whole genome shotgun sequence window:
- the LOC134797403 gene encoding fatty-acid amide hydrolase 2-like gives MACTTFKSFLTCLRVFIDKMIDFFFGLYWDGRKQSIPDLSKKHAFLAESTVTLARKIKAKQLKSEDLVKAVIERIKEVNPIINAITEDRFEAALAEAREVDNLIAAGLSEEEAAKKPFLGVPFTAKESQAMKGFRYTLGLWSRRELRADEDSEAIVLLKEAGAIPVALTNLPELLLWPETRNPVYGMTNNPHHTGRTPGGSSGAEAALTASYATPISLCSDLGGSTRMPAFYCGLFGHHTTAGTTNIRGVMFHKGVEESMFSLGFITKHVEDLAPLTKVIAGNKAPLLKLDRNIDIKDIKFYYMETSNDCRVSSIRPELKDAMTNAVSKISKQVSPENSPQPYHHEGFDHMYQLWSYWMSKEPHNFASLFNNNKSEANGFVEFLRWMFCLSKHGLSAVIRLLETQVMPLYPNWAENLTKQWKEDLLEKLGDNGVLLMPSAPHAAPHHYSCFLRPYNFSYWASVNVLKCPATQVPLGVNSQGLPIGIQVVAAPYNDALCLSVAKFLEKEFSGAVMPCKTL, from the exons ATGGCGTGCACAACATTCAAGTCGTTCCTGACTTGCCTCCGCGTATTCATAGACAAGATGATAGACTTTTTCTTCGGCCTGTACTGGGACGGCAGGAAGCAGTCCATTCCTGACCTGAGTAAGAAACACGCGTTCCTGGCTGAAAGCACCGTCACGCTGGCTCGGAAGATTAAAGCAAAACAACTCAAGTCTGAAGATTTAGTGAAGGCTGTCATTGAGCGAATAAAAGAG gtgaaCCCCATCATAAACGCAATAACGGAAGACCGCTTCGAGGCCGCGCTAGCAGAAGCCAGGGAAGTAGACAACCTCATAGCGGCCGGACTTTCTGAGGAGGAGGCGGCTAAAAAACCATTCTTAG GAGTCCCATTCACAGCAAAGGAGAGTCAGGCCATGAAAGGCTTCCGGTATACCCTGGGACTTTGGTCGCGGCGGGAGCTTCGAGCTGATGAAGACAGCGAAGCCATAGTCCTGCTTAAAGAAGCCGGGGCTATTCCAGTAGCTCTTACTAACCTCCCAGAATTACTGCTTTG GCCTGAAACCCGCAACCCGGTATACGGGATGACGAACAACCCCCATCACACTGGACGAACGCCCGGCGGCTCAAGCGGCGCTGAGGCAGCCCTCACTGCGAGCTACGCGACGCCTATCAGTTTGT GTTCTGACCTGGGAGGATCCACCCGTATGCCAGCTTTCTACTGCGGCTTGTTCGGACACCACACTACTGCTGGAACCACGAACATCAGAG GAGTGATGTTCCATAAAGGTGTCGAGGAGTCCATGTTCAGTCTGGGTTTCATCACAAAACATGTCGAGGATTTGGCTCCGTTGACCAAAGTCATCGCAGGAAATAAGGCCCCACTTCTCAAGTTAGATCGTAATATTGATATCAAG GACATAAAGTTCTACTACATGGAAACGTCTAATGACTGCcgagtaagctcaataaggccaGAACTCAAGGACGCTATGACTAA CGCAGTATCAAAGATCAGCAAGCAAGTGTCCCCAGAGAACAGTCCACAGCCGTACCACCACGAGGGCTTCGACCACATGTACCAGCTGTGGTCTTACTGGATGAGCAAGGAGCCACATAACTTCGCCAGTCTGTTCAACAATAACAAAAGTGAAGCTAACGGCTTTGTGGAGTTCCTTAGATGG ATGTTTTGCCTAAGCAAGCACGGTTTATCAGCTGTCATTCGGTTGCTGGAAACGCAGGTCATGCCACTGTATCCCAACTGGGCTGAGAATCTTACCAAGCAATGGAAGGAAGATCTTTTG GAAAAGCTGGGCGACAACGGAGTCCTACTGATGCCGAGCGCTCCGCACGCGGCCCCGCACCACTACTCCTGCTTCCTGCGGCCCTACAACTTCTCCTACTGGGCCTCCGTCAACGTCCTGAAGTGTCCTGCCACTCAG GTGCCCCTGGGCGTGAACAGCCAGGGTCTTCCCATCGGTATCCAAGTGGTGGCCGCTCCGTACAACGACGCGCTCTGTCTCTCCGTCGCCAAGTTCTTGGAGAAGGAGTTCAGCGGGGCCGTCATGCCTTGCAAAACTCTATAA